A genome region from Hypomesus transpacificus isolate Combined female unplaced genomic scaffold, fHypTra1 scaffold_456, whole genome shotgun sequence includes the following:
- the zfhx4 gene encoding zinc finger homeobox protein 4, protein MIFCFQGVNNMGKETSGLTAAGKRSLLQEKQNDSPPKRPKSAEGKTSANEQVQQCPYCTYSSKDANRMQLHIMSQHSMQPVICCPLCQDVLSNKIHLQLHLTHLHSVAPDCVEKLIMTVAGPDTLMPGNMMPPSAGQDKVLSLMDSSSGLSDGSGKSQGNGSKEETNSVAQERSEMDLLGDDLKPPKEASETPDWKRTSGVGQDRKSPESLQDQLSELQKQQQLSVSDRHVYKYRCNHCSLAFKTMQKLQIHSQYHAIRAATMCSLCQRSFRTFVALRKHLETGHPELSEAEVQQLVGSLPINGDISESEARAFEEAHAFDQDMDKDEELDQEEKASPTGSDSSSLLDDMGAEPKRTLPFRKGPNFTMEKFLDPSRPYKCTVCKESFTQKNILLVHYNSVSHLHKLKKVLQEASSPVPQETSNNIDNKPFKCNVCNVAYSQSSTLEIHMRSVLHQTKARTAKTETSSSSSAGNSGISGVTPAKSPAPSAQGNSNNSDTARSATPSANKENTVEAKEANSSSSSLKQTTTTDHAQSSLQAAQSAAQLQMQLQHELQQQAAFFQPQFLNPAFFPHFPMTQEALMQFQQPQFLFPFYIPGAEFNLSPELALHSAAAFGMPGLTGSFLEDLKQQMQQQHQLQQAQAQQQHQQQQQHQHQQQQQQQASQSQLQQQKNQQSQTHKTKMEPSSVSVSEIQMSREAEEHLEKQENKAKMENGADGSSEGGKDNKDAKKPKFSEPSIPPPRIVSGARGNAAKALLENFGFELVIQYNENRQKSQKKNKEGELVLEVNNDKLECGVCGKLFSNMLILKSHQEHVHGQYFPYGELEKFAQQYREAYDKLYPINPSSPETPPPPPPPPAPPAPVTAQPPPTSMAKTQAPSPSPTQTPHQVPQPQPTPPPPPPQQQAVPQQVQLPVPMDMPLFSPLMMQSVQHPGLSHQLALQLPSMDSLSSDLTQLCQQQLGLDPNFLRQSQFKRPRTRITDDQLKILRAHFDINNSPNEEQIQEMADKSGLPQKVIKHWFRNTLFKERQRSKDSPYNFNIPPITTLEDIRIESQYNTLEYYRTDATLNKRSSRTRFTDYQLRVLQDFFDTNAYPKDDEIEQLSTVLNLPTRVIVVWFQNARQKARKSYENQADTKDEKKELTNERYIRTTNMQYQCKKCNVVFPRIFDLITHQKKLCYKDEDEEGNEDNHSEEYIDAGDLGPSKHMEPHKPLPHGASTSSGSSSPLMPSPRPNLGKSSPKPEPLSETKSKPTETAPAPVIKPQSEPRPSKASTPQPPPQKAPHPQTSRPHSQPQSAAVPSSPLSLALSSLTNSLPHQMLQYQCDQCKIAFPTVELWQEHQHMHFLAAQNQFLHSQFLERPLDMPYMIFDPNNPLMTSQLLSAGLSQMPSQSVSGLGSASSSMKRKLDDKEESSNDKDCSISAEEQHRDKRLRTTITPEQLEILYDKYLLDSNPTRKMLDHIAREVGLKKRVVQVWFQNTRARERKGQFRALGPSQSHKKCPFCRALFKAKSALDSHIRSRHWHEAKQAGFSLPPSPMMNQDNERGESPQKYNFFEYAQLSTKTEPSDYELPAASSTPVKPSESPLKNFLSPSSLKAENCDETEGLNINSAEASSYDIKMDFDETSSINTAISDATTGDEGNNNEVESLTSNGGDKLGDKNNQAPNSDGGDDRCLFSMVSPSLSFSGKDCDSYYSYRDDEMDEINDQSECSSLADPSSPSPFGNPFKSGKGSCSGDRPGHKRFRTQMSNLQLKVLKACFSDYRTPTMQECEMLGSEIGLPKRVVQVWFQNARAKEKKFKINIGKPFMISQGSPDGPRPECTLCCVKYTARMSIRDHVFSKQHIAKVQETLGNQVDREKDYLAPTTVRQLMAQQEFDRMRKAGDGHSPLAQLQNTPDSNNALHGLSLPSGYPGISGLPPVLLPGVNGPSSLPVFPPNTPALASPGAGMLGFPTPATPSPAMSLSTTPTKTLLQTPPPPPPPPPPPPVPSTPLTAVNHTEQHRKDPERDSRNSSSSSKKAGEKPPQTKTKEREAENGARPGTPSAARKRDKPSPAGKPASEGSLDAAQLQALQNALAASDPSSFLGSQFLPYFLPGFSNCFSPQLPRGVQAGGYFPPLCGMENLFPFGPAAVPQAAMAGLSPTALLQQYQQYQQSLQDSMQKPQKQKPTPVKSSQSAQSNANSFKPKQAVQAKDDYNKGSSTESTREEPKTDTKSTTDFPDASIVPSVKHEFICRKCQMIFADEDSVVRHQKSYCYFGHPFTDPQETVLRKAVSKFTCVACNVVVNGNEALGQHLQSSLHKEKTIKQAMRNAKEHTRLLPHSVCSPPNTTSTSQSAASSNNTFPHLSRLSMKSWPNVLFQATARKAASSSSPASSPPPLSSPSTVTSTSCSTSGVPTSLPAESCSDESDNELSQKLDDLDNSLEAKAKPASGLDASFSSIRMDMFSV, encoded by the exons ATGATCTTTTGTTTTCAAGGGGTGAACAACATGGGAAAAGAGACTTCAGGACTGACTGCTGCTGGTAAACGTTCCCTGCTACAGGAGAAGCAAAACGACAGCCCTCCCAAACGACCCAAGTCTGCTGAAGGAAAAACTTCAGCCAACGAACAG gtgcaGCAGTGCCCCTACTGCACCTACAGCAGCAAGGACGCCAACCGCATGCAGCTGCACATCATGTCCCAGCATTCCATGCAGCCTGTGATCTGCTGCCCTCTCTGTCAGGATGTCCTCAGCAACAAGATTCACCTGCAGCTGCACCTCACTCACCTGCACAGCGTGGCTCCAGACTGCGTGGAGAAGCTCATCATGACG GTTGCCGGACCAGACACTTTGATGCCTGGAAACATGATGCCTCCCTCAGCTGGACAAGACAAAGTCCTCTCTTTGATGGATTCTTCCTCTGGCCTGTCCGATGGGTCTGGAAAGTCCCAAG GTAACGGCTCCAAGGAGGAGACAAACAGTGTTGCTCAAGAGAGGAGTGAAATGGACCTCCTGGGAGATGACCTCAAACCCCCAAAGGAGGCTTCTGAAACTCCAGACTGGAAGAGGACGAGTGGGGTCGGACAGGACCGCAAGTCCCCCGAGTCCCTTCAGGACCAACTGAGCGAACTccagaagcagcagcagctctcGGTCTCCGACCGTCACGTCTACAAGTACCGCTGCAACCACTGCAGCCTGGCCTTTAAGACCATGCAGAAACTTCAGATACATTCCCAGTACCACGCCATCCGAGCTGCCACCATGTGTAGCCTCTGCCAGAGGAGTTTCAGGACCTTTGTCGCCCTCCGGAAGCACCTGGAGACCGGACATCCTGAGCTCAGTGAAGCAGAGGTCCAGCAGCTGGTTGGTAGCCTACCGATCAACGGGGACATCTCCGAGAGCGAAGCCAGGGCCTTCGAGGAAGCACACGCCTTCGATCAGGACATGGACAAAGATGAGGAGCTGGACCAGGAGGAAAAGGCCAGCCCGACTGGAAGTGACAGCAGCTCTTTGCTGGACGATATGGGAGCAGAACCCAAACGGACCCTGCCCTTCAGGAAAGGACCGAACTTCACCATGGAGAAGTTCCTGGATCCATCCCGTCCTTACAAGTGTACAGTGTGCAAGGAATCATTTACTCAGAAGAACATCCTCCTAGTTCACTACAACTCAGTCTCCCACCTGCACAAGCTGAAAAAGGTTCTCCAAGAGGCATCGAGCCCTGTGCCACAGGAAACCAGCAACAACATCGACAACAAACCATTCAAATGCAATGTTTGTAACGTCGCATACAGCCAAAGCTCAACTTTGGAGATTCACATGAGGTCCGTGCTCCACCAAACCAAAGCAAGAACAGCCAAAACAGAgacaagcagcagcagcagtgctgGAAACAGTGGGATCAGTGGTGTGACCCCCGCAAAGAGCCCAGCCCCGTCTGCACAAGGGAACAGCAACAACTCGGACACAGCAAGAAGCGCAACGCCGTCGGCTAACAAAGAAAACACTGTAGAAGCCAAAGAagccaacagcagcagcagcagcttaaAACAAACCACAACTACTGACCACGCCCAGTCCAGCCTTCAGGCGGCCCAGTCCGCAGCTCAGCTGCAGATGCAGCTTCAGCACGAACTCCAGCAGCAGGCTGCTTtcttccagccccagttcctcAACCCGGCTTTCTTCCCCCACTTCCCCATGACCCAGGAGGCCCTGATGCAGTTCCAACAGCCCCAGTTCCTCTTCCCCTTCTATATCCCCGGGGCAGAGTTCAACCTCAGCCCCGAGCTGGCCTTGCACTCGGCGGCCGCGTTCGGGATGCCCGGCCTCACCGGCTCCTTCCTGGAGGATCTGAAACAGCAgatgcagcagcagcatcagctGCAGCAGGCGCAGGCTCAACAGCAgcaccaacagcagcagcagcatcagcatcagcagcagcaacaacagcaggcCTCCCAATCGCAGCTCCAGCAACAGAAAAACCAGCagtcccaaacacacaaaaccaaaATGGAGCCCAGCAGTGTGTCAGTCTCTGAGATTCAGATgtccagagaggcagaggagcacCTGGAGAAACAGGAGAACAAGGCCAAGATGGAGAATGGAGCTGATGGGAGCAGTGAGGGAGGAAAAGACAACAAAGACGCCAAGAAGCCAAAGTTTTCCGAGCCGTCGATTCCTCCTCCACGTATTGTTTCCGGCGCTAGAGGCAACGCAGCCAAAGCGCTCCTAGAGAACTTCGGGTTCGAGCTGGTCATCCAGTATAACGAGAACAGGCAGAAAAGccagaagaaaaacaaagaggGAGAACTGGTATTGGAGGTGAATAACGATAAGCTGGAGTGTGGCGTGTGTGGAAAGCTGTTCTCCAACATGCTCATTCTGAAGAGTCACCAGGAGCACGTGCACGGACAGTACTTCCCCTACGGTGAGCTGGAGAAGTTCGCTCAGCAGTACAGAGAAGCTTACGACAAACTTTACCCCATCAACCCCTCCTCACCcgagactcctccccctccgccgcctccccctgcccccccagccccagtcacAGCTcagcctccccccacctccatggcAAAGACCCAGGCCCCATCTCCTTCCCCAACCCAAACCCCACACCAGGTTCCCCAGCCTCAAccaacaccccctcctccacctccccagcaGCAGGCTGTACCTCAACAAGTGCAGCTCCCTGTCCCCATGGACatgcccctcttctcccccctgatGATGCAGTCTGTCCAGCACCCAGGGTTATCCCATCAGCTGGCCCTTCAACTGCCATCTATGGACTCCCTGTCCTCAGACCTCACACAGCTCTGCCAACAACAGCTGGGTCTCGACCCCAACTTCCTCCGCCAGTCCCAGTTCAAGAGGCCACGCACTCGCATCACCGATGATCAGCTGAAGATCCTCAGAGCCCACTTCGACATCAACAACTCCCCCAACGAGGAACAGATACAGGAGATGGCCGACAAGTCTGGCCTTCCTCAGAAAGTCATCAAGCACTGGTTCCGCAACACCCTCTTCAAAGAGAGGCAGCGAAGCAAAGACTCCCCCTATAACTTCAACATCCCgcccatcacaacactggaAGACATCCGAATTGAGTCCCAGTATAACACACTGGAGTACTACCGAACTGACGCAACTTTAAACAAGAGATCATCCAGGACCAGGTTCACCGACTATCAACTGAGAGTCCTGCAAGACTTCTTTGACACGAACGCCTACCCGAAGGATGACGAGATCGAACAGCTCTCCACGGTGCTAAACCTTCCCACGCGTGTGATCGTAGTGTGGTTCCAAAACGCCCGCCAAAAAGCCAGGAAGAGCTACGAGAACCAGGCTGACACGAAAGACGAGAAGAAGGAACTCACCAACGAACGCTACATCAGAACGACCAACATGCAGTACCAGTGTAAAAAGTGTAACGTTGTGTTCCCACGCATCTTCGACCTCATCACCCACCAGAAGAAGCTGTGCTACAAGGACGAGGATGAGGAAGGGAATGAGGACAACCATTCTGAGGAGTACATAGACGCTGGCGACCTGGGTCCAAGCAAGCACATGGAGCCACACAAGCCGCTACCCCACGGAGCCTCAACTAGCTCAGGCTCCAGCTCTCCTCTGATGCCCTCTCCTCGACCTAACCTCGGAAAGAGCTCCCCTAAACCAGAACCACTCTCTGAAACCAAGTCCAAACCGACAGAGACTGCCCCGGCCCCAGTGATAAAACCCCAGTCCGAGCCGAGACCATCCAAGGCGTCCACCCCTCAACCACCCCCTCAGAAGGCCCCTCACCCACAGACGTCCAGGCCTCACTCCCAGCCCCAGTCTGCTGCAgtgccctccagccccctctccctAGCCCTTTCATCCCTGACCAACAGCCTTCCACATCAGATGCTTCAGTACCAGTGTGACCAGTGTAAGATCGCATTCCCCACAGTGGAACTCTGGCAGGAGCATCAGCACATGCATTTCCTGGCTGCCCAAAACCAGTTCCTCCACTCCCAATTCCTGGAGAGGCCTCTCGATATGCCCTATATGATTTTTGACCCTAACAACCCCCTGATGACCAGTCAGCTGCTGTCAGCTGGACTCTCCCAAATGCCCTCTCAGAGTGTTTCAGGCCTGGGCTCTGCCTCCAGCTCCATGAAGAGGAAACTAGACGACAAAGAGGAAAGCTCAAATGACAAAGATTGCAGCATCAGCGCCGAAGAGCAACACAGAGACAAGCGCCTCAGGACCACCATCACGCCTGAGCAACTGGAGATCCTGTACGACAAATACCTACTGGATTCCAACCCTACGCGAAAGATGCTCGATCATATCGCACGTGAGGTTGGCCTGAAGAAAAgagtggtgcaggtgtggtttCAGAACACTCgtgccagagagagaaaaggacagtTCAGAGCTCTGGGACCGTCACAGTCCCACAAGAAATGCCCTTTTTGTAGAGCGCTCTTTAAGGCGAAATCAGCTCTAGATAGCCACATACGCTCCAGACACTGGCATGAGGCTAAGCAGGCAGGCTTCAGTTTGCCCCCTAGCCCAATGATGAACCAAGACAACGAAAGAGGCGAAAGCCCGCAGAAGTATAATTTTTTTGAGTATGCTCAGTTGTCCACTAAGACTGAGCCAAGTGACTATGAGCTACCAGCAGCATCATCAACCCCGGTCAAACCATCTGAGTCACCGTTAAAAAACTTCTTGAGCCCTTCATCCTTGAAAGCAGAAAACTGTGATGAAACTGAAGGGCTTAACATAAATTCTGCAGAGGCGTCATCTTACGACATCAAGATGGACTTTGACGAGACGTCCTCAATCAACACGGCCATAAGCGACGCTACGACCGGAGACGAGGGAAACAACAACGAGGTTGAGAGCCTCACGTCCAACGGAGGGGACAAGCTGGGGGACAAGAACAACCAGGCCCCCAACTCAGATGGGGGGGACGACAGGTGCCTCTTCAGCATGGTGAGCCCCTCCCTCAGCTTCTCTGGCAAAGACTGTGACTCCTACTACAGCTACAGAGACGACGAAATGGACGAAATCAACGATCAGAGCGAGTGTTCGAGCCTGGCTGACCCCAGTTCCCCCAGTCCTTTCGGAAACCCTTTCAAATCCGGGAAGGGCAGCTGCAGCGGGGACCGGCCAGGCCACAAGCGCTTCAGGACCCAGATGAGTAACCTCCAGCTCAAGGTCCTTAAGGCCTGCTTCAGTGACTACCGCACGCCCACCATGCAGGAGTGCGAGATGCTCGGCAGCGAGATAGGACTCCCCAAGCgagtggtgcaggtgtggttcCAAAACGCCCGTGCGAAAGAAAAGAAATTCAAGATAAACATCGGGAAGCCGTTCATGATAAGCCAAGGCTCGCCCGATGGACCGAGACCCGAGTGCACTCTGTGTTGTGTGAAGTACACCGCCCGGATGTCAATCCGAGACCACGTCTTCTCCAAACAGCACATCGCCAAAGTGCAAGAGACACTGGGCAACCAGGTGGATAGAGAGAAGGACTACCTAGCTCCCACCACCGTGCGCCAGCTGATGGCCCAGCAGGAGTTTGACAGGATGAGGAAGGCAGGGGACGGGCATAGCCCGCTAGCCCAGCTGCAGAACACACCGGACAGCAACAATGCACTTCATGGCCTCAGCCTGCCATCAGGCTACCCAGGGATCTCTGGCCTGCCACCAGTCCTACTTCCTGGGGTCAACGGGCcatcttcacttcctgttttcccACCCAACACACCTG CTTTAGCGTCGCCTGGTGCTGGCATGCTTGGGTTTCCTACACCAGCCACCCCTTCTCCTGCCATGTCTCTCAGCACTACCCCAACCAAGACTCTTCTGcagactcctccacctccacctcctcctcctcctcctcctcctgttccctccACACCTTTGACAGCAGTTAATCATACTGAGCAGCACCGcaaagacccagagagagacagcaggaatagcagcagcagcagcaagaaAGCAGGGGAGAAGCCTCCACAGACCAAGACCAAggaaagagaagcagagaacGGCGCTCGGCCGGGGACCCCCAGCGCGGCCAGGAAGAGGGATAAACCGTCTCCAGCAGGGAAACCCGCCAGTGAGGGTTCGTTGGACGCGGCTCAGCTGCAAGCTCTTCAGAACGCCCTCGCCGCAAGCGACCCAAGCTCCTTCCTGGGAAGCCAGTTCCTGCCTTACTTCCTACCAGGGTTCTCCAACTGTTTTTCACCCCAGCTGCCCAGAGGGGTTCAGGCCGGGGGATATTTCCCCCCACTGTGCGGGATGGAGAACCTGTTTCCCTTTGGCCCGGCTGCAGTCCCTCAAGCAGCCATGGCTGGTCTCTCCCCCACCGCTCTCCTGCAGCAGTACCAGCAGTACCAGCAGTCCCTCCAGGATTCGATGCAGAAGCCACAGAAGCAGAAACCAACTCCTGTGAAGTCATCCCAGAGCGCACAGAGCAACGCCAACTCTTTCAAACCAAAACAAGCTGTGCAAGCGAAGGATGACTACAACAAAGGCTCTTCAACGGAAAGCACAAGAGAAGAACCGAAAACGGATACCAAAAGTACTACAGACTTTCCAGACGCATCTATCGTACCGTCCGTCAAGCATGAGTTTATATGCAGGAAGTGCCAGATGATTTTTGCTGACGAAGATTCTGTGGTGCGCCATCAGAAGTCCTACTGTTACTTCGGACATCCTTTTACCGACCCGCAAGAGACAGTGCTTCGGAAGGCGGTGAGCAAGTTCACCTGCGTCGCCTGCAATGTGGTTGTTAACGGAAACGAAGCGCTCGGCCAACACCTTCAGTCCAGCTTGCACAAAGAGAAAACAATCAAACAAGCAATGAGAAATGCCAAAGAGCATACTAGATTATTACCTCACTCTGTCTGCTCCCCTCCTAACACCACATCTACCTCGCAGTCTGCAGCTTCGTCTAATAACAcctttcctcatctctctcgctTGTCCATGAAGTCCTGGCCAAACGTCCTGTTCCAGGCAACAGCCCGAAAagctgcttcttcttcttcccctgcttcttcccccccccccctctcctcaccttcaaCGGTTACCTCAACTTCCTGCAGCACCTCAGGGGTTCCGACCTCACTACCCGCCGAGAGTTGTTCAGATGAGTCTGACAATGAGCTTAGCCAGAAGCTGGATGATTTAGATAACTCGTTGGAAGCCAAGGCTAAGCCGGCCTCTGGCCTAGACGCTAGCTTCAGTAGTAT